In Maridesulfovibrio sp., a single genomic region encodes these proteins:
- a CDS encoding YibE/F family protein: MPGFFKNREFVLVVVFAVLTAVLFFIPSDFDRRVDDNAVRCKAEVTAVDNSEIHQFGIVKTGLQLVTMKMLDGQFAGKEFKGTNELLGQMDKDKIFSIGDKALAVLTLNADGKVIFVNPQDHYRIGLEVLLLGLFTVLLLIFGGWTGAKAMFSFLFTALVLWKLLLPGLLNGVDPVWMTMAIVTVLCAVIIFMVAGLNRKGLVAFLGSFMGVFTSCLLAIYFTGRLHLHGAVMPFAETLLYSGFAHLDLTKIYIAAVFLACSGAVMDLAMDVSACMDEVVMANPDISRMGILASGLRVGRAVVGTMTTTLLLAYSGGFITLLMAFMAQGVPLVNTFNFVYVSAEVLKTLVGSFGLVTVAPFTAVAGAVIYMHRKS, encoded by the coding sequence ATGCCGGGATTTTTCAAAAACAGAGAGTTTGTTCTGGTTGTTGTTTTTGCTGTGCTGACTGCAGTTCTTTTTTTTATTCCCTCTGATTTCGATAGACGGGTCGATGACAATGCAGTCCGTTGCAAGGCCGAGGTTACAGCCGTGGACAATTCCGAGATTCACCAGTTCGGAATCGTCAAGACGGGGCTGCAACTGGTTACCATGAAGATGCTGGACGGGCAGTTTGCAGGTAAGGAATTCAAGGGAACCAACGAACTCCTGGGCCAGATGGATAAGGACAAAATTTTTTCCATCGGAGACAAGGCTCTGGCCGTCCTTACCCTTAATGCAGACGGCAAGGTGATATTCGTCAATCCGCAGGATCACTACCGGATCGGACTGGAAGTACTCCTGCTTGGACTGTTTACAGTTCTACTGCTGATTTTCGGCGGCTGGACCGGGGCCAAGGCCATGTTCTCGTTCCTTTTCACCGCTCTTGTGCTCTGGAAACTGCTCCTGCCCGGATTGCTGAACGGTGTTGATCCCGTATGGATGACCATGGCAATTGTGACCGTGCTGTGTGCCGTGATCATTTTTATGGTCGCAGGACTCAACCGCAAAGGGCTTGTGGCCTTTCTCGGTTCTTTCATGGGAGTTTTCACAAGCTGCCTGCTGGCGATTTATTTTACCGGCAGACTGCATCTGCACGGGGCGGTTATGCCGTTTGCCGAAACCCTCCTTTATTCCGGCTTCGCTCATCTTGATTTAACTAAAATTTATATTGCCGCGGTATTTCTGGCCTGTTCCGGGGCGGTAATGGACCTTGCCATGGATGTTTCCGCCTGTATGGACGAGGTGGTCATGGCCAACCCGGATATCTCCCGCATGGGAATACTTGCTTCCGGTCTGCGGGTGGGCAGGGCGGTGGTGGGCACCATGACAACAACGCTGCTTCTGGCCTATTCCGGCGGATTCATTACTCTGCTTATGGCTTTCATGGCTCAGGGTGTTCCGTTGGTGAACACGTTCAACTTTGTCTATGTCTCCGCCGAGGTCCTCAAGACTCTGGTGGGCAGCTTCGGTCTGGTTACCGTGGCGCCTTTTACCGCTGTAGCAGGAGCAGTCATTTATATGCACAGGAAGTCCTAG
- a CDS encoding HAD family acid phosphatase, giving the protein MKQRSAAILLMVLFLCCSGCVAGKSKYSVAAGGIISMPQARSSLISYHESGQYFKDVEIKAASVAEALEKALAARVKYPAVIMSVEDVLLSTYPARKEQGFSVNKEARKALESHIILSVLPPVRASLPLFSYLAAKNIPVFLVSNRAEDMRISVMENLSKVGFSGWRGLYMLPARYPENKNFSEEVRKGLVKSGFNIVATVGAVEEDVEGEAAGKAVLYPNYMYEKR; this is encoded by the coding sequence ATGAAACAGCGGTCGGCTGCGATTCTTTTAATGGTTCTGTTTTTGTGTTGTTCCGGATGTGTTGCCGGGAAAAGCAAATATTCCGTTGCTGCCGGTGGAATTATCTCCATGCCTCAGGCCCGAAGCAGCCTTATCTCTTATCACGAGAGCGGGCAGTATTTTAAGGATGTGGAGATCAAAGCCGCGTCCGTGGCCGAAGCGTTGGAAAAGGCTCTGGCGGCCAGAGTAAAATACCCCGCTGTGATAATGTCGGTTGAGGACGTGCTTCTTTCCACGTATCCGGCAAGAAAGGAACAGGGCTTTTCAGTAAACAAGGAAGCCCGCAAGGCTCTTGAATCCCATATAATTCTGAGCGTTCTGCCTCCGGTCAGGGCATCCCTGCCGTTGTTCAGTTATCTGGCGGCCAAGAATATTCCCGTGTTTCTTGTTTCCAATCGTGCCGAGGATATGCGTATTTCGGTAATGGAAAATCTTTCCAAGGTCGGGTTTTCCGGTTGGCGCGGGTTGTATATGCTGCCTGCAAGATATCCTGAGAACAAAAATTTCAGCGAGGAAGTCCGTAAAGGGCTGGTGAAGAGCGGATTCAATATCGTGGCCACAGTAGGTGCTGTTGAAGAAGATGTAGAAGGAGAGGCCGCCGGTAAAGCGGTTCTGTACCCTAATTACATGTATGAGAAGCGCTGA
- a CDS encoding cytochrome c3 family protein, translating into MNRKFIPVTIIVAILMGLAVAGYVIPEEKQKIPVRILFRNSGGKVIFAHLSHHRDYDIPCSKCHHEQQGESQPPLPCGSCHPQTFDRDYVREHINSFPDNSYCVKCHHAELGRLSFDHEAHKEYAEDDCLACHHPTDIEQKPQKCGNCHTNAGTKDVPSVRNAAHDRCITCHDDMFKDGLKGCTPCHKMRNMKDYTGDHTPCAQCHQEKGKDLVLNRESAFHDQCMDCHKELKRGPYMDDDCAKCHLK; encoded by the coding sequence GTGAACAGAAAATTTATCCCCGTCACCATAATTGTCGCAATTCTGATGGGACTGGCTGTTGCCGGATATGTGATACCGGAAGAGAAACAGAAAATACCGGTACGCATACTTTTCCGCAACAGCGGTGGAAAAGTTATTTTCGCCCACCTGAGCCATCACCGCGACTACGATATTCCCTGCAGCAAATGCCACCACGAACAGCAGGGAGAATCCCAGCCTCCACTGCCCTGCGGCTCCTGCCATCCCCAGACTTTTGACCGCGATTACGTTCGCGAACACATCAACTCCTTTCCGGACAACAGCTACTGCGTAAAATGCCACCATGCAGAACTGGGCAGACTCAGCTTCGATCACGAGGCACACAAGGAATATGCCGAAGACGATTGCCTTGCCTGCCATCACCCGACAGACATAGAGCAAAAACCCCAGAAATGCGGCAACTGCCACACCAATGCCGGGACAAAAGACGTTCCAAGCGTACGCAACGCAGCCCATGACCGCTGCATCACCTGCCATGACGACATGTTCAAGGACGGCCTGAAAGGATGCACGCCATGCCATAAGATGCGCAACATGAAAGATTACACAGGTGACCATACTCCATGCGCCCAGTGTCATCAGGAAAAGGGTAAAGATCTCGTGCTGAACAGGGAAAGCGCTTTTCACGACCAGTGCATGGACTGTCACAAAGAACTGAAACGCGGTCCCTACATGGATGACGACTGCGCTAAATGTCATTTAAAGTAA
- a CDS encoding HD-GYP domain-containing protein, whose product MLEKIKTANLQEGMYIVCSAIGSPSLPQELANNFISSKEDLATIARLHIHEVLIDSEKTKRRDSFPHTSHSEEILFAREAYRNALKSIQKMYDTIQRKAPLEIDIYAKDVDPLLDSIERNSSSAASLTVLAQTDRYILTHSLNTAILSAILGRHLGLSRETTKELSIAALLMNVGQIWIRQELFQKNGKLNATEFAQIKSHPKCGYDYLSTQPGISDKIISAVLQHHEKYDGSGYPGGLSSNDISQYARIITICDSYDAMTTDRPYREALTPNAAIKHLYNMANTAFHPRYLENFIKCIGIYPAGCFVRLSDGRYAVVVENTPQAPLLPKVKIVFSSHLKAITPEFVNLAKPSEKRLEIVECIHPKTFRLELERFLW is encoded by the coding sequence ATGCTGGAAAAAATAAAAACCGCGAATCTGCAAGAAGGAATGTACATAGTCTGTTCCGCCATTGGATCACCGAGCCTGCCACAAGAACTCGCAAACAACTTCATTTCGTCAAAAGAGGACCTCGCAACAATAGCAAGGTTGCACATACATGAAGTTCTTATCGATTCAGAAAAGACAAAACGCAGGGACAGCTTCCCGCATACATCTCATTCCGAAGAAATTCTATTCGCGCGCGAAGCGTACAGAAATGCCTTGAAAAGCATACAGAAGATGTATGATACGATTCAACGCAAGGCTCCGCTTGAAATAGACATCTATGCCAAGGATGTGGATCCGCTGCTGGACTCCATAGAACGTAACAGCAGTTCAGCTGCCAGCCTGACCGTGCTGGCACAGACAGACCGGTATATCCTGACTCACAGCCTGAACACAGCAATCCTGAGCGCCATACTTGGCCGCCACCTCGGGCTATCCAGAGAAACAACAAAAGAACTTTCCATTGCCGCATTGCTCATGAATGTCGGCCAGATATGGATCAGGCAGGAACTGTTTCAGAAAAACGGAAAATTAAATGCTACAGAATTCGCACAGATAAAGAGCCACCCCAAATGCGGATATGACTACCTGTCCACGCAACCGGGAATTTCTGATAAAATAATCAGCGCGGTTTTACAGCATCATGAAAAATATGACGGGTCAGGGTATCCCGGCGGACTTTCAAGCAACGATATTTCACAATACGCCCGCATAATAACCATTTGCGACTCATATGACGCCATGACAACTGACCGCCCCTATAGAGAGGCTCTCACGCCGAATGCGGCGATCAAACATCTCTACAACATGGCAAATACGGCGTTTCATCCGCGCTATCTGGAAAATTTCATAAAATGTATAGGAATTTATCCGGCAGGTTGTTTTGTCAGGCTTTCAGATGGACGCTACGCTGTGGTAGTGGAAAATACCCCCCAGGCGCCCTTGCTTCCCAAGGTAAAAATAGTATTCAGCAGTCACCTCAAAGCAATCACCCCGGAATTCGTGAACCTGGCAAAACCGTCAGAAAAAAGACTGGAAATAGTTGAATGTATCCACCCGAAGACTTTCAGATTGGAGCTGGAAAGATTTCTCTGGTAG
- a CDS encoding FAD-dependent oxidoreductase: MTETNFDIIILGTGPAGLQAAIHSARKGLKVLILGKNDKSSLWWAHIENFCCTLEISGEQILKTGMQQAENFGATFFDEDVLKITPPDLMSPDGNVFKVDTETKEFRTKSIVICTGTTRNKLGVPGEKELFGKGVSYCIECDGNFFKNEEVAIVGGESAAAAGALHLLHLASKIHLIAKKFSFAPELMERLKANNIIIHEGVEVTEITGTTGVDGLVLDNEEKLAVTGVFIELGAKGVMSLASELGIKLDDSMKFIETDKQQRTNVPGIFAAGDICGPPLQMAKAVGEGCVAGLSAAKFVRKA, encoded by the coding sequence ATGACTGAAACCAACTTCGATATCATCATTCTCGGAACAGGCCCGGCAGGTCTGCAAGCTGCAATCCACTCCGCCAGAAAAGGGCTCAAGGTACTGATTCTCGGAAAGAACGACAAAAGCAGTCTATGGTGGGCGCACATTGAAAACTTCTGCTGCACCCTTGAAATTTCAGGGGAACAGATTCTGAAAACAGGCATGCAGCAGGCTGAAAATTTCGGAGCAACCTTCTTTGACGAAGACGTGCTGAAAATCACCCCTCCCGACCTCATGTCACCGGACGGTAATGTCTTTAAAGTAGACACAGAGACCAAAGAATTCAGAACAAAATCAATAGTCATCTGCACAGGGACAACCCGCAACAAGCTGGGTGTTCCCGGAGAAAAGGAACTCTTCGGAAAAGGGGTCAGCTACTGCATTGAATGTGACGGCAATTTCTTCAAAAACGAAGAGGTGGCCATTGTGGGCGGCGAAAGCGCAGCCGCAGCAGGAGCATTACACCTGCTGCACCTGGCCTCTAAAATACATCTCATAGCAAAAAAATTCAGCTTTGCCCCGGAACTGATGGAGCGACTCAAGGCAAACAACATCATCATACACGAAGGCGTTGAGGTAACAGAGATTACCGGAACAACCGGAGTCGATGGACTTGTACTGGACAATGAAGAGAAACTTGCCGTCACAGGAGTATTCATCGAGTTGGGAGCAAAGGGTGTAATGTCCCTGGCATCTGAACTGGGAATCAAGCTTGATGATTCCATGAAATTCATTGAAACCGACAAGCAGCAGCGCACCAACGTACCCGGAATATTCGCTGCCGGAGACATCTGCGGACCACCGCTGCAGATGGCAAAAGCAGTAGGCGAAGGCTGCGTGGCCGGACTCAGCGCTGCAAAATTTGTCAGAAAGGCCTGA
- a CDS encoding SHOCT domain-containing protein, which yields MIETVSSIASSILGRYESNPHWDHWPFGPGYGDFWASALKMLFVAAILGAILLFLRVLFGPNGKLRDPELDREAAEMREKALQELEEELKNGEISELDYKYKKKRILS from the coding sequence ATGATAGAAACAGTTTCTTCAATAGCATCGTCCATACTCGGCAGATATGAAAGCAACCCGCACTGGGATCACTGGCCCTTTGGCCCGGGATACGGTGATTTCTGGGCCTCTGCCCTTAAAATGCTCTTTGTGGCAGCAATTCTGGGAGCAATCCTGTTATTTCTCAGAGTCCTGTTCGGTCCCAATGGAAAACTGAGAGACCCCGAGCTTGACCGGGAAGCAGCTGAAATGCGCGAAAAAGCCCTTCAGGAACTTGAAGAGGAACTGAAAAACGGCGAAATTTCAGAACTGGACTATAAATACAAGAAAAAAAGAATTCTCTCCTGA
- a CDS encoding 4Fe-4S dicluster domain-containing protein has product MNHLFSLTPCDRGPIVNIREQDISSFEICLCVTGYRPLVKVGDSTSKGQTMAEDPAGKLPSLHSSISGKVIDVKKDFIRIQEDGERTAQPLDFSTLNTGSMLESLRHGGIDTRPFKPENTLIINAVPAESGLDGHRFLIEEFNDIMLEGLAFLKKALVPKACALALPAGMNWTLQGCSSHEIAPVYPNGLNAMVVKAVTGQEMPPEVSVINAAELYRIGRTLHGRQPVSDIMVKVGSTLFQAPVGTPVGLLVKMAGFSVADNDRVILGGPLSGEAVYSLNHGIGPETQGICVIPSGPEPTIKDAPCVGCGECVIRCPARLMPNMISRHAEFGLFENTLSYNIAACFECGLCTYWCTAQRPVLHYIRLAKKELSQQPILEDLREKA; this is encoded by the coding sequence ATGAATCATCTATTCTCACTCACCCCCTGTGACAGGGGCCCCATAGTGAACATCCGCGAACAGGACATATCATCCTTTGAAATATGCCTGTGCGTGACCGGATACCGTCCGCTGGTAAAAGTCGGAGACAGCACGTCCAAAGGACAGACTATGGCCGAAGACCCGGCCGGCAAACTCCCCTCGCTGCATTCGTCAATTTCCGGGAAAGTAATTGATGTAAAAAAAGATTTCATCCGCATACAGGAAGACGGTGAACGCACGGCGCAGCCGCTGGATTTTTCCACGCTAAATACCGGCAGCATGCTGGAATCCCTGCGCCATGGCGGAATAGACACCCGCCCGTTCAAGCCGGAAAACACCCTGATCATAAACGCCGTGCCTGCGGAATCCGGGCTGGACGGACACCGCTTCCTCATCGAAGAATTCAACGACATCATGCTTGAAGGGCTCGCCTTCCTCAAAAAAGCACTAGTCCCCAAGGCATGCGCACTGGCACTCCCTGCAGGCATGAACTGGACTCTGCAGGGATGCAGTTCCCACGAGATTGCCCCGGTCTACCCCAACGGGCTGAACGCCATGGTGGTCAAGGCCGTGACCGGACAGGAAATGCCCCCCGAAGTATCCGTAATAAACGCTGCCGAGCTATATCGCATCGGACGGACCCTGCACGGCAGACAGCCGGTCAGCGACATTATGGTCAAAGTCGGCAGCACCCTTTTTCAGGCACCGGTGGGAACTCCGGTGGGGCTGCTGGTCAAAATGGCCGGATTTTCAGTTGCGGATAACGACCGGGTCATCCTCGGCGGTCCGCTCTCCGGCGAGGCGGTCTATTCACTAAACCACGGAATCGGGCCGGAAACACAAGGTATCTGCGTAATCCCGTCCGGACCGGAACCGACCATAAAGGATGCGCCCTGCGTAGGCTGCGGGGAATGCGTCATCAGATGCCCAGCGCGGCTGATGCCGAACATGATCTCGCGGCACGCGGAGTTCGGACTGTTCGAGAACACTCTTTCATACAACATCGCAGCCTGCTTCGAATGCGGACTGTGCACATACTGGTGTACGGCCCAGCGGCCGGTTCTGCACTACATCAGGCTGGCCAAAAAGGAACTTTCACAACAACCGATACTGGAAGACCTGCGGGAAAAAGCATGA
- a CDS encoding TIM44-like domain-containing protein yields MKLLGYMVLPLTLICLLVFTVGNADAKRFGGGSSFGSKPSYSNTYRKPTYSPSSTQRQASGTNTGQSGFARPGMGLFGGLLAGTFLGSMFGGYGGMGGGGIFNLLIIGLLVYLGFKFFRNRSRGSDQMYQQGNYQRGPDRSDNNKQSYDADPFARRESAARNAWDHLSSTPTAQKSSGSDASGGPSVNIPAGFDQEEFLEGAKAVYTRLQKSWDNRDMDDIAQFATPDVVAEIRKQAQEDPGPSQTDVMMVNARVLEVRDECGRTAATVFYDVLLREDPSSSQPSQVREVWHFVKDPGKDAMWKLDGIQQLEN; encoded by the coding sequence ATGAAACTACTCGGGTACATGGTTCTTCCCCTCACCCTGATCTGTCTGCTCGTCTTTACGGTTGGCAATGCAGACGCAAAAAGATTCGGTGGAGGGAGTTCCTTCGGCAGTAAGCCATCTTATTCCAATACTTACAGAAAACCCACGTATTCTCCGTCCTCCACCCAGCGGCAGGCTTCAGGTACCAATACAGGGCAGAGCGGCTTCGCCCGTCCCGGCATGGGGCTTTTCGGCGGACTGCTGGCCGGGACTTTTCTTGGTTCCATGTTTGGCGGTTACGGCGGAATGGGCGGTGGCGGAATATTCAATCTTCTGATTATAGGGTTGCTCGTTTATCTCGGCTTCAAGTTTTTCAGAAACCGCAGCCGTGGTTCCGATCAGATGTATCAGCAGGGTAATTACCAGCGTGGACCGGACCGTTCCGATAATAATAAGCAAAGTTATGATGCCGATCCTTTTGCCCGCCGTGAGAGTGCGGCCCGTAATGCATGGGATCATCTTTCTTCCACCCCTACGGCGCAAAAATCTTCGGGTTCGGATGCTTCCGGTGGACCGTCTGTAAATATTCCGGCCGGTTTTGACCAGGAAGAGTTTCTTGAAGGAGCCAAGGCCGTTTACACAAGATTGCAGAAGTCATGGGATAACAGGGATATGGATGACATAGCCCAATTTGCCACTCCTGATGTTGTTGCGGAAATCCGTAAGCAGGCGCAGGAAGATCCAGGCCCTTCCCAGACCGATGTAATGATGGTCAACGCACGAGTTCTGGAAGTAAGGGACGAGTGCGGCAGAACAGCCGCAACAGTGTTTTACGACGTTCTTCTGCGTGAGGATCCTTCTTCCAGCCAGCCGTCACAGGTTCGTGAAGTCTGGCATTTTGTTAAGGATCCCGGTAAGGATGCAATGTGGAAGCTTGACGGAATTCAGCAACTGGAAAATTAG
- a CDS encoding alkaline phosphatase: MRVSIRKMLLLLVCALLVSAVSAQAKEKKVRVYKGKPAKYIFLFIGDGMAMPQKSATEAYIGKELVMNTFPAQGMTTTYAADRFITGSAASATAIASGQKTNIGMLGMSPSQKQVKSVAEIARSQGKKVGIVSSVSIDHATPAAFYSHVPTRGQYYDIDVAISESGFDFFGGGGLKDPNNKKKNSSNYKGNALDLIKNAGYKVVTEKDTFNALKPGDGKVIAWNAWLQDGQALPYTMDKSPSDISLPEFTGKAIEMLDNPNGFFLMVEGGKIDWACHANDAAAFIHNTVDFDDSIAKAVEFAKKHPSETLIVVTGDHECGGLTLGFAGTKYSSHYDSLKNQDVSFQKFTDEIIPLWRKENAGKASFEDFEPTITHFFGIEFDGDPKKNPMVVKDYQLKMLKDAYERTMKGETKFKNAGLNNLYGGYDPLTVTITHVLDNNAGLGWTSFKHTGVPVATSAMGVGASSFNGYYDNIDIAYKIMSVMGVTPQIYSFNGKVRVAAN; encoded by the coding sequence ATGAGAGTTTCCATCAGGAAAATGCTGCTGCTTCTGGTCTGTGCGCTGCTCGTTTCAGCAGTTTCAGCTCAGGCTAAAGAGAAGAAGGTTCGTGTCTACAAGGGAAAACCAGCCAAGTATATTTTTCTGTTCATCGGTGACGGAATGGCCATGCCTCAGAAGTCTGCCACCGAAGCCTACATCGGCAAGGAACTGGTCATGAATACTTTCCCCGCACAGGGCATGACCACCACTTACGCTGCCGACAGATTCATTACCGGGTCTGCCGCTTCCGCTACCGCCATTGCCAGCGGACAGAAGACCAATATCGGAATGCTCGGTATGTCTCCCAGCCAGAAGCAGGTTAAATCCGTGGCTGAAATAGCCAGGTCGCAGGGTAAGAAGGTCGGCATTGTTTCGAGTGTGTCCATCGACCACGCAACCCCGGCCGCTTTCTACTCCCATGTTCCCACTCGCGGGCAGTATTATGACATTGACGTTGCCATCTCCGAGAGCGGATTCGATTTCTTCGGCGGCGGAGGCCTCAAGGACCCGAACAACAAAAAGAAAAACAGCAGCAACTATAAAGGCAATGCTCTCGATCTGATCAAAAATGCAGGCTACAAGGTTGTTACTGAGAAAGACACTTTCAACGCCCTCAAGCCCGGTGACGGAAAAGTTATTGCCTGGAACGCATGGCTTCAGGACGGACAGGCACTGCCTTACACCATGGACAAGAGTCCCTCTGACATTTCGCTGCCTGAGTTTACCGGAAAGGCCATTGAAATGCTGGATAACCCCAATGGATTTTTCCTCATGGTCGAAGGCGGAAAGATTGACTGGGCCTGCCATGCAAACGATGCTGCCGCTTTTATCCACAACACTGTTGATTTTGATGATTCCATTGCCAAGGCTGTTGAATTCGCCAAGAAACATCCCTCGGAAACTCTTATCGTAGTAACCGGGGACCACGAATGCGGCGGACTTACTCTCGGCTTTGCCGGAACCAAGTATTCCTCCCACTATGACTCCCTCAAGAATCAGGATGTTTCTTTTCAGAAGTTCACGGATGAAATCATTCCCCTCTGGAGAAAAGAGAATGCCGGAAAAGCCAGCTTCGAAGATTTCGAACCCACAATCACCCACTTCTTCGGAATTGAATTTGACGGTGATCCCAAGAAGAACCCCATGGTCGTAAAAGACTATCAGCTCAAAATGCTGAAGGATGCTTACGAACGCACCATGAAGGGGGAAACTAAATTCAAGAATGCAGGTCTGAACAACCTTTATGGCGGTTATGATCCCCTGACCGTAACCATCACCCATGTTCTGGACAACAACGCCGGTCTCGGCTGGACCTCTTTCAAGCACACCGGTGTTCCTGTAGCCACTTCCGCCATGGGCGTAGGCGCTTCTTCCTTTAACGGATACTACGATAATATTGATATCGCTTACAAAATAATGTCAGTAATGGGCGTTACCCCTCAGATTTATTCCTTTAACGGAAAAGTTCGGGTTGCGGCCAACTAG
- a CDS encoding response regulator produces MKILIVEDEVASRKFLNRVMESYGDCDCAADGNEAIGMFKEALESGNGYDLICMDIMMPEMNGIEALEGIRELERGHGVEFRKEVRVIMTTALDDPVNVVDAYYRGGASVYLTKPVDISDIRNAMIELGFLKKN; encoded by the coding sequence ATGAAGATTCTGATTGTCGAGGATGAGGTTGCCAGCAGAAAGTTTTTGAACCGCGTTATGGAAAGTTACGGCGATTGTGATTGTGCCGCAGACGGAAATGAGGCGATCGGCATGTTCAAGGAAGCTCTTGAATCCGGGAACGGTTACGACCTGATCTGCATGGACATTATGATGCCGGAAATGAACGGGATTGAAGCTCTTGAAGGAATCCGGGAGTTGGAGCGGGGGCACGGGGTGGAATTCCGCAAAGAAGTGCGCGTGATAATGACAACCGCACTGGATGATCCGGTCAACGTGGTGGACGCCTACTATCGAGGCGGTGCGTCAGTTTATCTTACAAAACCGGTTGATATTTCGGATATCCGCAATGCCATGATCGAGCTTGGATTTTTGAAAAAAAATTAA
- a CDS encoding HD domain-containing protein produces the protein MQQYLEIFKSYTAPYLERGLYEKDGNFELKYKHSFEVYENSRAICKSLTLEGEFAETVQVAALYHDTGRFPQYEKYGTFRDADSCNHGTLGVRTILREKLLDFMSPDARKTVLAAIALHNRRHIPDKLTNDKFITAAEIVRDSDKIDIIRILLHQMDNIGPASTVALMGLEDNPSQVSGTILTSLEHKAQANYLDMKCVNDFRLLVLSWAFDLNFPWSRQQMLQSGCVDRLFEKLPENSRITALYKMIIEQLNS, from the coding sequence ATGCAACAATATCTTGAAATATTCAAAAGTTACACAGCCCCGTATCTTGAACGCGGACTGTATGAAAAAGACGGGAACTTTGAACTCAAATACAAACATTCGTTTGAGGTTTATGAAAACAGCCGCGCGATATGCAAATCCCTGACACTGGAAGGCGAATTTGCAGAAACAGTTCAGGTCGCAGCCCTGTACCACGACACCGGCAGATTCCCCCAGTACGAAAAATACGGCACGTTCCGTGATGCCGATTCCTGCAACCACGGGACTCTGGGAGTGCGAACCATTCTGCGTGAAAAACTTCTCGACTTCATGTCTCCGGACGCAAGAAAAACAGTTCTGGCAGCTATTGCTCTCCACAACAGAAGGCATATCCCGGACAAGCTTACAAATGATAAATTTATCACAGCAGCCGAAATTGTCCGCGACTCGGACAAGATTGATATCATCAGAATTTTATTGCACCAGATGGATAATATCGGACCGGCGAGCACCGTTGCCCTCATGGGATTGGAAGACAATCCCAGCCAGGTAAGCGGCACAATCCTGACTTCGCTGGAGCACAAAGCTCAGGCCAACTATCTGGACATGAAGTGCGTAAATGATTTCAGACTGCTGGTCCTCAGCTGGGCATTCGACCTCAACTTTCCGTGGTCCAGACAGCAGATGCTTCAGTCCGGCTGCGTTGACCGGCTGTTTGAAAAATTACCTGAAAATAGCAGAATTACAGCTCTTTACAAGATGATCATTGAACAGCTTAACTCTTGA
- a CDS encoding Hpt domain-containing protein produces MTDRIVETIDADLEVLIPSFMGNTMTEIVGLENALKSADFNMLGLLGHNIKGSALNYGFAVLAEIGRGIELAAGVEDLARIEALIADLKDYIGRVEVRFK; encoded by the coding sequence ATGACGGATAGAATAGTTGAAACAATAGATGCTGACCTCGAGGTATTGATCCCGTCATTTATGGGAAATACCATGACAGAAATAGTCGGGTTGGAAAATGCTCTGAAGTCTGCTGATTTCAATATGCTGGGCCTGCTCGGCCATAATATCAAAGGGTCGGCCCTTAATTACGGCTTTGCGGTTTTGGCGGAGATAGGGCGTGGCATAGAGCTTGCCGCAGGGGTGGAAGATCTTGCACGTATTGAAGCATTAATTGCAGATCTGAAGGATTATATCGGGCGTGTGGAAGTAAGGTTCAAATAG